In Balaenoptera acutorostrata unplaced genomic scaffold, mBalAcu1.1 scaffold_1275, whole genome shotgun sequence, the following are encoded in one genomic region:
- the LOC130706851 gene encoding LOW QUALITY PROTEIN: neuron navigator 1-like (The sequence of the model RefSeq protein was modified relative to this genomic sequence to represent the inferred CDS: deleted 2 bases in 2 codons), which translates to MGTLLLAVASVLTANLSLLSRSWDESSSISSGLSDASDNLSSEEFNASSSLNSLPTTPTASRRNSTIVLRTDSEKRSLAESGLSWFSESEEKAPKKLEYDSGSLKMEPGASKWRRERPESCDDPSKVGELKKPVTLGHPGSLKKGKTPPVAVTSPITHTAQSALKVAGKPEGKAADKGKLAVKSAGLQRSSSDAGRDRLGDAKKPPSGIARPSTSGSFGYKKPPPATGTATVVQTGGSATLGKVQKSSGIPVKPANGRKTSLDVPNSAEPGFLAPGARSNIQYRSLPRPAKSSSMSVTGGRAGPWPVSSSIDPSLLSTRQGSLTPSRLKEPSKGAGGRATPAPVNQTDREKEKAKAKAVALDPDSVSLKSMGSPESTPKGQASHSPAPKLAELPPTPLRATAKSFVKPPSLANLDKVNSNSLDLPASADAHAPKVPDLHAPGPAAGGPLPSCFSPSPAPILNINSASFSQGLELMSSFGVPKETRMYPKLSSLHRSMESLQMPMSLPGAFPSSAPVPAAPAPPAAPAEENTEELPWSESPRTGQLDSNQRDRNTLPKKGLRYQLQSQEEAKERRHSHTIGGLPESDDQPELPSPPALSMSLSAKGQLTNIVSPTAATTPRITRSNSIPTHEAAFELYSGSQMGSTLSLAERPKGMIRSGSFRDPTDDVHGSVLSLASSASSTYSSAEERMQSEQIRKLRRALESSQEKVATLTSQLSANANLVAAFEQSLVSMTCRLRHLAETAEEKDTELLDLRETIDFLKKKNSEAQAVIQGALNASEATLK; encoded by the exons ATGGGAACTTTATTACTCGCCGTGGCTTCTGTCTTGACTGCTAACCTTTCTCTCCTGTCCCGCAGCTGGGATGAGAGCAGCTCCATCAGCAGCGGGCTCAGTGATGCCTCAGACAACCTCAGCTCGGAAGAGTTCAACGCCAGCTCCTCACTCAACTCCCTGCCCACCACGCCGACGGCATCTCGCAGGAACTCGACTATAGTG CTGCGCACGGACTCCGAGAAGCGCTCGCTGGCAGAGAGTGGGCTGAGCTGGTTCAGTGAGTCGGAGGAGAAGGCCCCCAAGAAGCTGGAGTACGACAGCGGCAGCCTGAAGATGGAGCCCGGGGCGTCCAAGTGGCGGCGGGAGCGGCCCGAGAGCTGCGACGACCCATCCAAGGTTGGGGAACTGAAGAAGCCCGTCACCCTGGGGCACCCCGGGTCCCTGAAGAAGGGCAAGACCCCGCCGGTGGCCGTCACCTCCCCCATCACTCACACGGCCCAGAGCGCCCTCAAGGTCGCAG GCAAACCCGAGGGCAAGGCTGCCGACAAGGGCAAGCTGGCGGTGAAGAGCGCCGGCCTGCAGCGCTCCTCCTCGGACGCCGGCCGCGACCGCCTGGGTGACGCCAAGAAGCCTCCCTCGGGCATCGCGCGCCCATCCACATCGGGATCCTTCGGCTACAAGAAGCCCCCTCCCGCCACAGGCACGGCCACCGTCGTGCAGACCGGGGGCTCGGCCACGCTCGGCAAGGTCCAGAAGTCCTCGGGCATCCCCGTCAAGCCGGCAAATGGACGCAAGACCAGCCTGGACGTGCCCAACAGCGCAGAGCCCGGCTTCCTGGCTCCGGGCGCCCGTTCCAACATCCAGTACCGCAGCCTGCCCCGACCGGCCAAGTCCAGCTCCATGAGCGTGACCGGCGGGCGGGCCGGCCCCTGGCCCGTGAGCAGCAGTATCGACCCCAGTCTCCTCAGCACCAGGCAGGGCAGCCTGACGCCCTCCAGGCTGAAGGAGCCCTCCAAG GGGGCCGGCGGGCGGGCCACCCCAGCCCCCGTCAACCAGACGGACCGGGAGAAGGAgaaggccaaggccaaggccgTGGCCCTGGACCCAGACAGCGTGTCCCTGAAGAGCATGGGCTCCCCAGAGAGCACGCCCAAGGGCCAAGCGAGCCACTCCCCGGCCCCCAAGTTGGCAGAGCTGCCGCCAACCCCCCTCAG GGCCACGGCTAAGAGCTTTGTCAAGCCGCCCTCCCTAGCCAATCTGGACAAGGTCAACTCCAACAGCCTGGATCTCCCTGCGTCCGCTGACGCCCATGCGCCGAAGGTCCCAGATCTGCACGCTCCGGGCCCGGCCGCCGGGGGCCCCCTCCCTTCTTGCttcagccccagcccagcccccatcctCAACATCAACTCCGCCAGCTTCTCCCAGGGCCTGGAGCTCATGAGCAGTTTCGGCGTCCCCAAAGAGACCCGCATGTACCCCAAGCTCTCAAGCCTGCACAGGAGCATGGAGTCCCTCCAGATGCCCATGAGCCTGCCCGGCGCCTTCCCCAGCAGCGCCCCCGTCCCCGCAGCCCCCgcg ccccccgccgcccccgcagAGGAGAACACTGAAGAGCTGCCCTGGAGCGAAAGCCCCAGGACCGGGCAGCTGGACAG TAATCAGCGGGATCGGAATACTCTTCCCAAGAAGGGGCTCAG GTACCAGCTCCAGTCCCAGGAGGAGGCCAAGGAGCGGCGACACTCGCACACCATCGGGGGGCTGCCCGAGTCCGACGACCAACCAGAGCTGCCGTCGCCCCCTGCGCTGTCCATGTCCCTGAGCGCCAAGGGCCAGCTCACCAACATAG TGAGTCCCACTGCGGCCACCACGCCAAGAATCACCCGCTCCAACAGCATCCCCACCCACGAGGCGGCCTTCGAGCTGTACAGCGGCTCCCAAATGGGGAGCACCCTGTCCCTGGCCGAGAGACCCAAGGGGATGATCCGGTCAGGATCCTTCCGAGACCCCACGGACGACG TTCACGGCTCAGTGCTGTCCTTGGCCTCCAGTGCCTCTTCCACCTACTCCTCA GCTGAGGAGAGGATGCAGTCTGAG CAAATCCGGAAGCTTCGCAGGGCACTGGAGTCATCCCAGGAGAAAGTAGCCACCTTGACGTCGCAGCTCTCCGCCAAC GCCAACCTGGTGGCGGCTTTTGAGCAGAGCCTGGTGAGCATGACATGCCGCCTGCGGCACCTGGCAGAGACAGCCGAGGAGAAG GACACTGAGCTACTGGACTTACGGGAAACCATAGACTTTCTGAAGAAGAAGAACTCTGAGGCCCAGGCCGTCATTCAGGGGGCCCTCAATGCCTCAGAAGCCACACTCAAAG